The Halarchaeum grantii genome includes a window with the following:
- a CDS encoding ATP synthase subunit A, which translates to MSQTDTVTDSGEIASVSGPVVTATGLNAQMNDVVYVGDEGLMGEVIEIEGDTTTIQVYEETSGVSPGEPVENTGEPLTVDLGPGVLDTIYDGVQRPLDVLEDEMGAFLDRGVDAPGIDLEKSWDFSPTVSEGDVVEPGDQVGTVPETVSIEHKVLVPPTFEGGEVVEVNGGEHVVTEPIVVLDNGEEVTMHQEWPVRQARPSEEKFTPTEPLITGQRVQDGLFPIAKGGTAAIPGPFGSGKTVTQQQLAKWSDADIVVYIGCGERGNEMTEVIEDFPDLTDPKSGNPLMARTTLIANTSNMPVAARESCIYTGITIAEFYRDMGYDVALMADSTSRWAEAMREISSRLEEMPGEEGYPAYLAARLAQFYERAGRFETLSGNEGSVSVVGAVSPPGGDFSEPVTQNTLRIVKTFWALDADLAESRHFPSINWTESYSLYKDQLDPWFEDNVAGDWPEERQWAVDVLDEEDELQEIVQLVGRDALPDDQQLTLDVARYLREAFLQQDAFHDVDTFSPPEKTYEILTAIHTYNDEAFAALEAGAPVEEITSIDAAPRLNRIATQEDYEEYVEELEAEITEQLQALY; encoded by the coding sequence ATGAGTCAGACAGACACCGTAACAGACTCCGGCGAAATCGCGAGCGTGAGCGGTCCGGTCGTGACCGCCACGGGCCTCAACGCCCAGATGAACGACGTCGTCTACGTCGGCGACGAAGGGCTGATGGGCGAGGTCATCGAGATAGAGGGCGACACGACGACGATCCAGGTCTACGAGGAGACGTCCGGCGTCTCCCCGGGTGAGCCCGTCGAGAACACCGGCGAACCCCTGACCGTCGACCTCGGTCCGGGCGTGCTGGACACCATCTACGACGGCGTCCAGCGCCCGCTCGACGTCCTCGAGGACGAGATGGGCGCGTTCCTCGACCGTGGGGTCGACGCCCCCGGTATCGACCTCGAGAAGTCGTGGGACTTCTCCCCGACGGTCTCCGAGGGCGACGTCGTCGAACCCGGCGACCAGGTCGGGACCGTTCCCGAGACGGTCAGCATCGAGCACAAGGTCCTCGTCCCCCCGACCTTCGAGGGCGGCGAGGTCGTCGAGGTCAACGGCGGCGAGCACGTCGTCACCGAGCCGATCGTCGTCCTCGACAACGGCGAGGAAGTGACGATGCACCAGGAGTGGCCGGTCCGACAGGCCCGTCCCTCCGAGGAGAAGTTCACGCCGACCGAGCCCCTCATCACCGGCCAGCGCGTGCAGGACGGCCTCTTCCCCATCGCGAAGGGCGGGACGGCCGCCATCCCGGGTCCGTTCGGTTCCGGGAAGACCGTCACCCAGCAGCAGCTCGCGAAGTGGAGTGACGCGGACATCGTCGTCTACATCGGCTGTGGCGAGCGCGGGAACGAGATGACGGAGGTCATCGAGGACTTCCCCGACCTCACGGACCCGAAGTCCGGCAACCCGCTGATGGCGCGGACGACGCTCATCGCGAACACCTCGAACATGCCGGTCGCGGCCCGCGAGTCCTGCATCTACACGGGTATCACCATCGCGGAGTTCTACCGCGACATGGGCTACGACGTCGCGCTGATGGCCGACTCCACCTCGCGGTGGGCGGAGGCGATGCGCGAGATCTCCTCGCGTCTCGAGGAGATGCCCGGCGAGGAGGGGTACCCCGCGTATCTCGCGGCGCGCCTCGCGCAGTTCTACGAGCGCGCGGGTCGCTTCGAGACGCTGAGCGGGAACGAGGGGTCGGTCTCCGTCGTGGGCGCGGTCAGCCCGCCGGGCGGTGACTTCTCCGAGCCGGTCACGCAGAACACGCTCCGTATCGTGAAGACGTTCTGGGCGCTCGACGCGGACCTCGCGGAGTCCCGGCACTTCCCGTCGATCAACTGGACGGAGTCCTACTCGCTCTACAAGGACCAGCTCGACCCGTGGTTCGAAGACAACGTCGCGGGCGACTGGCCGGAGGAGCGCCAGTGGGCGGTCGACGTCCTCGACGAGGAGGACGAACTGCAGGAAATCGTCCAGCTCGTCGGGCGCGACGCCCTGCCGGACGACCAGCAGCTCACGCTCGACGTCGCGCGCTACCTGCGCGAGGCGTTCCTCCAGCAGGACGCCTTCCACGACGTGGACACCTTCTCGCCGCCGGAGAAGACCTACGAGATCCTCACGGCGATCCACACCTACAACGACGAGGCGTTCGCCGCTCTCGAGGCGGGTGCGCCCGTCGAAGAGATCACGTCCATCGACGCCGCGCCCCGGCTCAACCGGATCGCGACGCAGGAGGACTACGAGGAGTACGTCGAGGAACTCGAAGCAGAGATCACGGAACAGCTCCAGGCCCTCTACTAA
- a CDS encoding V-type ATP synthase subunit F, protein MSQEIAVVGTAEFTTGFRLAGVREFRNVPEEEKGEALDDAVEDVFATEDVGIIVMHADDLDYLSRTVRERVETSVEPTVVTIGGGAGGSSGMRDQIKRAIGIDLMAQDEGENE, encoded by the coding sequence ATGAGTCAGGAGATCGCCGTCGTCGGCACTGCCGAGTTCACGACGGGCTTCCGACTCGCGGGCGTCCGCGAGTTCCGGAACGTTCCCGAGGAGGAGAAGGGCGAGGCGCTCGACGACGCCGTCGAGGACGTCTTCGCCACGGAGGACGTCGGCATCATCGTGATGCACGCCGACGACCTCGACTACCTCTCGCGGACCGTCCGGGAGCGCGTGGAGACGAGCGTCGAGCCGACCGTCGTCACCATCGGTGGCGGCGCCGGCGGGAGCAGCGGGATGCGCGACCAGATCAAGCGCGCCATCGGTATCGACCTGATGGCGCAAGACGAAGGTGAGAACGAATGA
- a CDS encoding V-type ATP synthase subunit B, with protein MKEYQTITEVSGPLVYVETDEPIGYDEIVEIETPSGEVKRGQVLETAEEFVAIQVFEGTEGIGRDASVRFLGETLKLPVTEDLLGRVLDGSGNPIDGGPDIVPDERRNIVGAAINPNAREYPEEFIQTGISAIDGMNTLVRGQKLPIFSASGLPHSDLALQIARQATVPEDVAEEGEETEFAVVFAGMGITQEEANEFMDDFERTGALERSVVFLNLADDPAVERTVTPRMALTTAEYLAFEKDYHVLTILTDMTNYCEALREIGAAREEVPGRRGYPGYMYTDLAQLYERAGRLEGEDGSVTQIPILTMPGDDDTHPIPDLTGYITEGQIMLGRELNSQGVEPPIDVLPSLSRLMDDGIGEGITRADHSGVSDQLFASYAEGKDLRDLVNIVGREALDERDNKVLDFAEAFEQEFVDQGFHTDRTIEETLDQAWDVLSILPKTELSRIDEEHIEEYYGDEPSDAEEAEGGDTEEAEA; from the coding sequence ATGAAAGAGTACCAGACAATCACGGAAGTCAGCGGTCCGCTGGTGTACGTCGAGACCGACGAACCCATCGGCTACGACGAGATCGTCGAGATCGAGACGCCGAGCGGGGAGGTCAAGCGCGGTCAGGTTCTCGAGACCGCAGAAGAGTTCGTCGCGATTCAGGTCTTCGAGGGCACCGAGGGTATCGGGCGGGACGCCTCCGTCCGCTTCCTCGGCGAGACGCTCAAGCTCCCGGTCACCGAGGATCTCCTCGGGCGCGTCCTCGACGGCTCCGGCAACCCCATCGACGGCGGCCCGGACATCGTCCCGGACGAGCGCCGCAACATCGTCGGCGCGGCGATCAACCCGAACGCCCGCGAGTACCCCGAGGAGTTCATCCAGACGGGTATCTCCGCCATCGACGGGATGAACACGCTCGTGCGCGGGCAGAAGCTTCCGATCTTCAGCGCGTCGGGGCTCCCGCACAGCGATCTCGCACTCCAGATCGCTCGCCAGGCGACCGTCCCGGAGGACGTCGCCGAGGAGGGCGAGGAGACGGAGTTCGCCGTCGTCTTCGCCGGCATGGGCATCACGCAGGAGGAGGCCAACGAGTTCATGGACGACTTCGAGCGCACGGGCGCGCTCGAGCGCAGCGTCGTCTTCCTGAACCTCGCGGACGACCCCGCCGTCGAGCGGACGGTCACGCCGCGCATGGCGCTGACGACCGCCGAGTACCTCGCGTTCGAGAAGGACTACCACGTCCTCACGATCCTCACGGACATGACGAACTACTGTGAGGCGCTGCGCGAGATCGGCGCGGCGCGCGAGGAGGTCCCGGGCCGCCGTGGCTACCCGGGCTACATGTACACGGACCTCGCCCAGCTCTACGAGCGCGCCGGGCGCCTCGAGGGCGAGGACGGCTCCGTGACGCAGATCCCGATCCTGACGATGCCGGGCGACGACGACACCCACCCGATCCCCGACCTCACGGGGTACATCACGGAGGGTCAGATCATGCTCGGCCGCGAGCTGAACAGTCAGGGCGTCGAGCCGCCGATCGACGTGCTGCCGTCGCTCTCGCGTCTGATGGACGACGGCATCGGCGAGGGCATCACCCGCGCCGACCACTCCGGGGTCTCCGACCAGCTCTTCGCGTCCTACGCGGAGGGGAAGGACCTGCGCGACCTCGTGAACATCGTCGGGCGCGAAGCGCTCGACGAGCGCGACAACAAGGTCCTCGACTTCGCTGAGGCCTTCGAGCAGGAGTTCGTCGACCAGGGCTTCCACACGGACCGCACCATCGAGGAGACGCTCGATCAGGCGTGGGACGTCCTCTCCATCCTCCCGAAGACGGAGCTCTCGCGGATCGACGAGGAGCACATCGAGGAGTACTACGGCGACGAGCCGTCCGACGCCGAGGAGGCCGAGGGCGGCGATACCGAGGAAGCGGAGGCCTAA
- a CDS encoding V-type ATP synthase subunit D, translating into MAEDVKPTRKNLMEIEDRIDLSERGHDTLEQKRDGLIMEFMDILDQAQDVRADLEQDYEDAQRTINMARAMEGDVAVRGAAAALKDHPEITVESHNIMGVVVPQIEASRVQKSLDQRGYGVIGTSSRIDEAAEAYEELLETIVLAAEVETAMKKLLDEIESTKRRVNALEFTVLPDLYDSQDYIEQKLEEQEREEIFRMKKVKNKKEEEERAAAAEAESAAESAD; encoded by the coding sequence ATGGCCGAGGACGTCAAGCCGACGCGGAAGAACCTGATGGAGATCGAGGACCGCATCGACCTCTCCGAGCGGGGCCACGACACGCTCGAGCAGAAGCGTGACGGCCTCATCATGGAGTTCATGGACATCCTCGATCAGGCGCAGGACGTCCGCGCGGACCTCGAGCAGGACTACGAGGACGCCCAGCGCACCATCAACATGGCGCGCGCGATGGAGGGCGACGTCGCGGTACGCGGCGCGGCGGCGGCGCTGAAGGACCACCCGGAGATAACGGTGGAGTCGCACAACATCATGGGCGTCGTCGTCCCGCAGATCGAGGCCTCGCGCGTCCAGAAGAGCCTCGATCAGCGTGGCTACGGCGTCATCGGCACGAGCTCCCGCATCGACGAGGCCGCCGAGGCCTACGAGGAGCTCCTCGAAACCATCGTGCTCGCCGCCGAGGTCGAGACGGCGATGAAGAAGCTCCTCGACGAGATCGAGAGCACGAAGCGCCGCGTGAACGCCCTCGAGTTCACGGTCCTGCCGGACCTCTACGACTCGCAGGACTACATCGAGCAGAAGCTCGAGGAGCAGGAGCGCGAGGAGATCTTCCGCATGAAGAAGGTGAAGAACAAGAAGGAAGAGGAGGAGCGCGCGGCGGCCGCGGAGGCCGAGTCGGCGGCCGAGTCCGCGGACTGA